In the Alphaproteobacteria bacterium genome, GTTACCGATCCGTCGCAGCCGCATCCGATTTGCGACGCGTTCATCGAAGGGGCCGGGCAGCTTCAAATCCCGCGTAATGACGATTTCAACGGCGCATCCCAAGAGGGCGCGGGCTATTTCCAGTTCACCGCGCGAAACGGCCTGCGCTGCAGTGCCGCCAAGGCCTATCTCAAGCCGGCGCTCAAGCGCGCCAACCTACGTGTCTTGACCGAGGCCCTCGCCACGCGAATCCTTTTCGAAGGAAGGCGCGCCGTCGGCGTGTGCTATCGCCAACGCGGCCATGATCGCACTGTTGCCGCCCGGCGCGAGATCGTCCTCGCGGGTGGTGCGTTCAACTCGCCACAACTTCTGCAGCTCTCCGGCGTGGGTCCGGGCGCGCTCCTGCAAAGGCTCGGCATCCCGACGGTACTCGCCCATGAGGGAGTCGGGCGCAACTATCAGGATCATCTGCAGACGCGAATCATATTTCGGTGCGTCGAGCCGATCACGCTCAACGACGACGTGGCGACGCTTTGGCGCAAGCTGGGGATGGGATTGCGCTTTCTGCTTTTCCGCAAGGGTCCGCTTACCATCGGCGCCGGTTACGCCGGTGGATTCTTCCGCACGAGTGTCGCGTGCGACGCGCGACCGGACATGCAATGCCATCTCGTCCTCTTCAGCCTCGACAAGATGGGAATGGCGCTTCATCCTTTCTCGGCCTTCACCATGTCGGTCTGCCAGCTTCAGCCCGAGAGTCGCGGCGAGGTGATGGCGGTCTCGCCCGATCCGGCCATGCCGCCCTCGATCCTCGCGAATTTCCTCGGCACCGAACGGGACCGGCGCGTTCATGTAGAGGGTCTCAAGCTACTGCGCAGGCTTGCCGCGACGCCGGCCCTCGGCCGCTTTGTCGAGGCAGAATATCTGCCCGGCCCCTCGATTCAGGCCGATGCGGCCCTCCTGGATTATTGCCGGCAAAACGCCTCGACGATTTATCACCCGAGTTCGACCTGTCGAATGGGCGAGGATGCGGGTGCCGTCGTCGATCATCGGCTCAAGGTGCATCGCCTTGACGGTTTGCGCGTGGCCGACTTCTCGATCGCACCCTCCGTGGTTTCCGGCAACACGAACGCCGCCGCCATCATGATCGCCGAGAAGGCGTCGGATATGATGGTGGCCGATTGATCGTAAGTCGCTGAATCCTCGCACGATGCGGGCGCGCGCCACGTTCCCGCCTCAATTTTGTCTCACCATGATTCGGTAGCGTTTTGGGGAAGCTTCGCCTAAACAGGGCGCCATGGCGCGGGAGTCACCGAATAAGCGAGTCGAGCCCGAGTTTTCTCGAAGGAAAAAGCCGCAGGTTGCCGACGTCGGCTTGCGCGGCGAGCGGCTTGACGTCGAGTCGGCCGATCTCGACCGTGCGCCTCCCAAGAAAAGCGACTCGGCCGCGCGAAAGGATCCTGAAATTTCGATCGTCGCGGGCACGGCGTCGGATCGTCGCGTGGTGCCAAACGAACCCGATGAGGACGCGATGCCGCCGCGGAGACCGGTGAGATCCGAGAAACCAGTGAGAGCGGCGAATGTGCGCGAAAAACGCACGAGCCCGCGGGCGAAGAAAAGCCACCCGCGACTCGGTTGGGCGTTCCGCTGGCTTCTGACCTTCGCTATTTGGGGTGCCGTTGCTTTGCTCGGGATCGTCGCCTATTACGCCTACGACCTACCGGATGTGGGCAATTTTGCGGCCCTCACGCGCCGGCCGAGCGTGACACTAGTCGGTGCGGACGGCCAGAGTTTCGCAAGCTTCGGCGATCTTTATGAGGACATCGTTCCAGTCAAGGAAATGCCGCCCTATTTACCCGAGGCCGTGATCGCGACCGAGGACCGGCGCTTTTACGATCATTTCGGCGTCGACCCCTTCGGCATCATGCGTGCGCTCATCGAGGATCTGCGGACCCACCAGCTCCGCCAGGGCGGGAGCACCATCACCCAGCAACTCGCGAAGAACCTTTTCCTCACCTCCGAACGCTCGATCAAGCGGAAGGTCCAGGAGGTGCTGCTCGCACTTTGGCTCGAGCACAAGTTCACCAAGGACCAGATTCTCACGATCTATCTCAACCGCGTCTATCTCGGTAACGGCGCCTACGGCGTCGAGGCCGCGGCGCGCAAATACTTCAACAAGTCGGCGCGCGAGGTTACCCTATACGAATCCGCCGTGCTCGCCGGCCTGCTGAAAGCACCCTCCAAGTTCAACCCCGCGAACGATCCGGACCTGACCGCACAGCGCGCCGGCCAAGTGCTGGCCAACATGGTCGATGCGGGCTATGTCACGCCCGAGAAGGCGGCGGCCGCGTCGCAGGAACGCACGACCCTCAAGCCTGCCTCCGTCGCTGCCTGGCGGGGGCGCTATTTCGCGGACTGGACGTTGGATCAGGTGCGCGACGTCCTCGGCTATATCGAGCGGGACATCGTCGTGAAGACAACGCTCGATCCGAAGCTTCAGCAGCTCGCCGAGGATGCGATCAACGGTGTTCTCGAGAAGGAAGGCGAGAAGCTCGACATCGAGCAAGGTGCGCTTGTAGCACTGGGTCCGGACGGTGCAATCAAGGCGCTCGTCGGCGGACGCGACTATCGACAAAGCCAGTTCGACCGCGCCACCCAGGCGCTTCGCCAACCGGGATCGTCGTTCAAGCCGTTCGTCTACCTCGCGGGCCTGGAAGCGGGCTACGGCGAAGACAGCGTGTTCGATGACGCGCCGATCACGATCGGCGGATGGAGCCCCAACAATTACAACGACAAGTATTATGGGCGCGTAACGCTCAAGGAGGCGCTGGCACGCTCGCTCAACTCGGTGACGGCGCAGCTCGCCGAAAAGGTCGGCATCGGCCATGTCATCGACGTGGCGCACCGCCTCGGCATCACGGCCGATCTGCGCAAGGACACGAGCATTGCACTCGGCACGAGCGAAGTGACGCTCCTCGAACTCACGGCGGCCTATGGCGGCTTCGCGGAAGGAGGCAAGGGCACCTGGCCCTACGGTATCGTCGAAATCGACGACCGCGACGGCCGCATCCTCTATCGCCGTGCCGGCTCCGGCCCGGGCGCGTTGATGACCGCGCGACAAGCCGCAACGATGGTCGACATGATGTCGGCCGTCATAACGATGGGAACCGGCAAATCGGCTGCGATCGGCCGGCCCGCAGCGGGCAAGACCGGTACGACGCAAGACTACCGCGACGCCTGGTTCATGGGCTTCACGCCCGACCTCATCTGCGGCGTCTGGGTCGGCAATGACGATCATTCGCCCATGAAAAAGGTCACTGGCGGAACCGTGCCCGCGCAGATCTGGCGCAATTTCATGATAGCCGCACTCAAGGACACCCCACCCCGCGAATTCCCGGAACCGCCCACCGTCATCGAATCGGTACTTCAATCGTTGCTGGGCACATCGAAATCCCACCCATCCGTAGAAACGAATGCTGTGCCCGGAATCACCAGGAACTACACGAAGATCGAGAAGTAACACCGGCGGCAGGAGTCTTTGGTTCCCGCCCCTGGTATTGGCCGTGACCGCGGCCGCGCACCTTCTGGCGCGTAGGCAATGGTATAGAGGCGCTCGTCTCGTCACTCGTCGTCGAGAATCCGGTCGTCGCGATGTCGGAGGAGCGCTTTGGCGTAGCGGCGCGTGAGCTCGTGCATCATCGTCTCGCCGGGTGCTACACGCGCGAGACCGAACACGGTGCCGGGAAAATCCAGGGTCTTTTGCATGGCCCAGATCCTGTCATGCGCATCCGGTGGGAGGATTTCCGCGGGATTGCCGACCGCGACCCAGCCGATCGGCACCGTCGCGCCCTCGGCCAGGTGCGAGTTCACATGCACGGTGCCATTGATGCGGATCTCGGCGCGTGTCCCGATGACGGCCCCGTTGAAGATCGAAGCACCCGTCGCGATGAACGCACAATCCTCGACCGTGCATCCGGTTAGGTAAGCGCGCGGGCCCACCAGCACGTGGCTGCCGATCCGGGTCGGGTGGCGGCGCGTGCCCCGGATGACCGCGTTCTCCATGACGATGACATGCGCGCCGACGGTCACCGGCCCGCCTTCGGCGGTGAGGACAGCACCATAGAGGATCCGCGCATCGGGTCCGATCGAGACTTCACCGCTGATCGTCGCATTGGGTGCCACCCAGGCGCTCGGATCGATCTTGGGCCGCTTTCCTCGATGCTCGATGCGCATGGACCGGCGCTCAGGCGCTCCGGCGAGCCCGTTCGTCATGGCGCACCGACGCTCGATCCGCATTCGCTCGCTCCTGGGCCAAGAGCGCTTTCTTGCGCGCAACACCCCAGCGATACCCTGTCAAGTCGCCGCTCGATCCGACGGCGCGGTGGCACGGGACGATGAGCGAGACGGGATTCGTCGCACAGGCCCGTCCGACGGCGCGGGCTGCGTTCGGTATGCCAAGTGCCGCCGCGATCTCCTTATATGTGCGGTGCTCGCCATAGGGGATCTCGCGAAGCGCTTGCCACACCTTGCGCTGAAAAGCGGTCGCGCGCACGTCGAGCGGCAAGTCGATGTGCGGCGCCTTGCCGTCGAGATGGCGCAGCAGCGCCTTCACCCATGCGCCGAGCGCTTTGTCGTCGCGCGCAATCTCGGCCGTCGGAAAGTCGTGGCGAAGCTCGTGCTCGAGATGAGCGTCATGGTCGCCGAGACTCACCATGCAAACTCCTTTGCGCGTGGCTGCCACGAGGATGCGCCCGAGCGGGCTGTCCGCGATCGTGTAGCGGATATGTACCCCCTCCCCGCCGCGCCGGTATGTCGCGGGCGTCATGCCGAGCTGTTCGTCGGCCCGCTCATAAAGCCGGCTCGATGAGCCGTAGCCCGCCTCGTAGAGCGCTCCCGTCACGTCATCGCCCGCCTTGAGAAGCGATTTGACACGGCTGAGCCGGCGCGCGTCCGCATAGGCCCGTGGGCTGATTCCCATCACGCGCGTGAAGACGCGCTGAAGGTGGTGCGGGCTGAGGCCTACGGCGTCCCCAAGTTCGGCGAGGGTCACGGCCCCTTCGTCGCGACTTTCGAGGTACCGACAAGCAGCACGAACCGCTTCGAGATGGGGATCGCGGGCGTTGGTGTCCCTAGGGTTGCACCGGCGGCAGGCGCGAAAGCCAGCCCCCTCGGCCGCCTCCGGCACATCGAAGAACGTCACGGACTCACGTTTCGGCCGCCGGCTCGGGCATGACGGGCGGCAATAGACACCCGTCGAGCGCACGGCGTAGACGAAGGCGCCATCCTGGGTAGCGTCGGCCGCGAGCACGGCCTGCCAACGATCATCGTTCAACACGGCATTTTCTCCCGCATTCATGTCGATACCCCATAGATAGGTCCCTGGCGGGATGGGCGCTATCCGATCATTGCGCGGGAAATCGCCGGCCCTCAGCCGTACCTCATGAGGCGGTCGCCGTGGTGGCTGAGCCATTCGCGTGAGGCTTCCATCTCGGGCGTCAGCCGCGCCACGAGGCGCCAGAAGCGCACACCGTGGTTGTTGTGGACGATGTGCGCGACCTCGTGGGCGACCACATAATCGAGCACGAGTTCGGGTGCGAGGATCAGACGCCAGGAATAGTTGATTGCGCCGTCGGGCCCGCAACTACCCCATCGGCCCTTGGGGTCGCGCAGGCGGACATGCTTCACTTGCCGGCGCAATTGGGCGGCTTTCTTGTGGCTGCGCTCGGTCAATTCGCGGAGCGCTTCAGCCTTGAGCCAGTCACGCACGCGCCGCGCGGTGAACTCGGCATGGCCGGAGACGCAAACCCGTCGATCCGCCCGCCACACGCCAGCCTGGGCATACGGCCGATGCTCGATCACATGATCGATCCCGAGATAGGGAATGATCGCACCCGGCTCGAAGGCGACCTTGGGCGGGCGTAGCGCAAGCCTGGATTGAATCCAGCCTGCCTTCTGCTCGGCAAAGCGCAACCCCTCGTTGAGCGGGACCCCTCGCGGGAGAACGAGCTCGACGGCATCCTCGACGGGATCGATGTTGAGCGCCACGCGACGCGCCCGGCGGCTCTGACGGGCAACGAGCGGCACGGCCCGCTCGCCCACCGACACGCTGCCGACGACGTGCGGAGCCCGGGCCTTTTCGGCCTTGCGGGCCGGCTTCACGGCGGCCGATCCGCGCTTGACCGCTCCCCGTTTCTTGAAAGGCCACATCGCGCACCCCTGTTCGCGCCGACTATACCAGATGGCGGGCGAAAGGCACTATCGACCGACTCCCCTTTTAGCGATTCGCGCGAATGAAATCCCGAATGCAGGGTGCAACCGCTTCG is a window encoding:
- a CDS encoding choline dehydrogenase, which produces MIPDAESYDYVIVGAGSAGCVLANRLTESGRNRVLLLEAGPRDTNPWIHIPLGYGKLFTDLRTNWAYRSDPEPHLNNRIIYNPRGKVLGGSSSINGLVYVRGQREDFDGWRNAGNPGWGFDDVLPYFKRAEDQARGADTWHGTGGPLSVTDPSQPHPICDAFIEGAGQLQIPRNDDFNGASQEGAGYFQFTARNGLRCSAAKAYLKPALKRANLRVLTEALATRILFEGRRAVGVCYRQRGHDRTVAARREIVLAGGAFNSPQLLQLSGVGPGALLQRLGIPTVLAHEGVGRNYQDHLQTRIIFRCVEPITLNDDVATLWRKLGMGLRFLLFRKGPLTIGAGYAGGFFRTSVACDARPDMQCHLVLFSLDKMGMALHPFSAFTMSVCQLQPESRGEVMAVSPDPAMPPSILANFLGTERDRRVHVEGLKLLRRLAATPALGRFVEAEYLPGPSIQADAALLDYCRQNASTIYHPSSTCRMGEDAGAVVDHRLKVHRLDGLRVADFSIAPSVVSGNTNAAAIMIAEKASDMMVAD
- a CDS encoding PBP1A family penicillin-binding protein; protein product: MRAANVREKRTSPRAKKSHPRLGWAFRWLLTFAIWGAVALLGIVAYYAYDLPDVGNFAALTRRPSVTLVGADGQSFASFGDLYEDIVPVKEMPPYLPEAVIATEDRRFYDHFGVDPFGIMRALIEDLRTHQLRQGGSTITQQLAKNLFLTSERSIKRKVQEVLLALWLEHKFTKDQILTIYLNRVYLGNGAYGVEAAARKYFNKSAREVTLYESAVLAGLLKAPSKFNPANDPDLTAQRAGQVLANMVDAGYVTPEKAAAASQERTTLKPASVAAWRGRYFADWTLDQVRDVLGYIERDIVVKTTLDPKLQQLAEDAINGVLEKEGEKLDIEQGALVALGPDGAIKALVGGRDYRQSQFDRATQALRQPGSSFKPFVYLAGLEAGYGEDSVFDDAPITIGGWSPNNYNDKYYGRVTLKEALARSLNSVTAQLAEKVGIGHVIDVAHRLGITADLRKDTSIALGTSEVTLLELTAAYGGFAEGGKGTWPYGIVEIDDRDGRILYRRAGSGPGALMTARQAATMVDMMSAVITMGTGKSAAIGRPAAGKTGTTQDYRDAWFMGFTPDLICGVWVGNDDHSPMKKVTGGTVPAQIWRNFMIAALKDTPPREFPEPPTVIESVLQSLLGTSKSHPSVETNAVPGITRNYTKIEK
- a CDS encoding gamma carbonic anhydrase family protein, which translates into the protein MRIERRCAMTNGLAGAPERRSMRIEHRGKRPKIDPSAWVAPNATISGEVSIGPDARILYGAVLTAEGGPVTVGAHVIVMENAVIRGTRRHPTRIGSHVLVGPRAYLTGCTVEDCAFIATGASIFNGAVIGTRAEIRINGTVHVNSHLAEGATVPIGWVAVGNPAEILPPDAHDRIWAMQKTLDFPGTVFGLARVAPGETMMHELTRRYAKALLRHRDDRILDDE
- the ada gene encoding bifunctional DNA-binding transcriptional regulator/O6-methylguanine-DNA methyltransferase Ada; protein product: MAQPPRRPPHEVRLRAGDFPRNDRIAPIPPGTYLWGIDMNAGENAVLNDDRWQAVLAADATQDGAFVYAVRSTGVYCRPSCPSRRPKRESVTFFDVPEAAEGAGFRACRRCNPRDTNARDPHLEAVRAACRYLESRDEGAVTLAELGDAVGLSPHHLQRVFTRVMGISPRAYADARRLSRVKSLLKAGDDVTGALYEAGYGSSSRLYERADEQLGMTPATYRRGGEGVHIRYTIADSPLGRILVAATRKGVCMVSLGDHDAHLEHELRHDFPTAEIARDDKALGAWVKALLRHLDGKAPHIDLPLDVRATAFQRKVWQALREIPYGEHRTYKEIAAALGIPNAARAVGRACATNPVSLIVPCHRAVGSSGDLTGYRWGVARKKALLAQERANADRASVRHDERARRSA
- a CDS encoding SprT family zinc-dependent metalloprotease, coding for MWPFKKRGAVKRGSAAVKPARKAEKARAPHVVGSVSVGERAVPLVARQSRRARRVALNIDPVEDAVELVLPRGVPLNEGLRFAEQKAGWIQSRLALRPPKVAFEPGAIIPYLGIDHVIEHRPYAQAGVWRADRRVCVSGHAEFTARRVRDWLKAEALRELTERSHKKAAQLRRQVKHVRLRDPKGRWGSCGPDGAINYSWRLILAPELVLDYVVAHEVAHIVHNNHGVRFWRLVARLTPEMEASREWLSHHGDRLMRYG